The nucleotide window GTGAAGGCGGCGCGCCTGGTCGTGCTCGGCGCCGGTGTGGCGGGCTTGCAGGCGATCGCCACCGCCAAGCGTCTGGGCGCCGTGATCGAAGCCTCGGATGTGCGCCCGGCCGTGCGCGAGCAGATCGAATCGCTCGGCGCCAAGTTCATCGACGTGCCGTTCGAGACCGACGAAGAGCGCGAGATCGCCAAGGGCGTGGGCGGCTACGCGCGCCCGATGCCCGCCGCATGGCTCGCGCGTCAGGCGCAACTGGTGCACACGCGCCTCACACAGGCCGACATCGTGATCTCCACCGCCCTGATCCCGGGGCGCGCGGCGCCCACGCTGATCGCTGAAGACACCGTCAAGGCCATGAAGCCCGGCTCGGTGATCATCGATCTGGCGGCCGGACGCGGCGCGAACGGCGGCGGCAACTGCCCGCTGTCGGTGGCCGACGAAGTCGTCAAGGTCCACGGCGTGACCATCGCCGGCTACACCAATCTGGCGGGCATGGTTGCGGCCGATGCGTCCGCGCTGTACGCGCGTAACGTGCTCGACTTCCTGAAGCTGGTGATCGACAAGGAAGGCAAGCTCGTCATCGATACCAACGACGACATCGTCAGCGCGTGCCTGATGTGCCGCGACGGTCAAGTGCTGCGTGCGGCTTAAGGGGGAGCGGACATCATGGAAATGATCAATCACACGGTGATCAATCTGATCATCTTCGTGCTGGCGGTGTACGTCGGCTATCACGTGGTGTGGAACGTCACGCCGGCACTGCACACGCCGCTCATGGCGGTGACCAATGCGATCTCGGCCATCGTGATCGTGGGGGCCATGCTGGCGGCGGGCCTCACTGAAGGCGCGCTCGGCAAGACGATGGGCGTGGTCGCCGTGGCGCTGGCCGCGGTGAACGTGTTCGGGGGCTTCCTCGTCACGCAGCGCATGCTGGAGATGTTCAAGAAAAAAGACAAGGCCCCGGCGAAGACGGCGGCCAACGACGAAGCCGCGGCAAAGGGAGCGCACTGACATGAGCATGAATCTTGTGACGCTGTTGTACCTGGTCGCGTCGATCTGTTTCATTCAGGCGCTCAAGGGCCTGTCGAATCCAAAGATGGCGCGCCGGGGCAATGCCTTCGGCATGATCGGCATGACGATCGCCGCGCTTACCACTGTGGCGCTGATCTTCGAGTTGCGCAAGCTCTCGAACGGCAATTTCTCGGGCCTCGGCCTGATTCTGGCGGGGCTGGTCGTCGGTGGCGGCATCGGCGCATTCGTCGCCCGCAAGGTCGAGATGACGAAGATGCCGGAGCTGGTCGCGGCAATGCACTCGCTGATCGGTCTGGCGGCCGTGTGCATCGCGGTGGCCGCCGTGGCGGAACCGGCTGCATTCGGCATCGTGCCGGCCGGCGAGACGCTGCTGCCGCCGGGCAACCGCATTGAGCTGTTCATCGGCACGTTCGTGGGCGCGATCACGTTCTCGGGCTCGGTCATCGCCTTCGGCAAGCTCTCGGGCAAGTACAAGTTCCGACTGTTCCAGGGCGCGCCGGTACAGTTCACGGGGCAGCACACCGTGAACCTGCTGCTCGCGATCGCGATGATCGGCTTCGGCGTGATCTTCTTCCTGTCGCAAAGCTGGCTGCCGTTCATCCTGATGACGGCCATCGCCTTCGTGCTCGGCGTGCTCATCATCATCCCGATCGGCGGCGCGGACATGCCGGTGGTCGTATCGATGCTGAACTCCTACTCGGGCTGGGCGGCCGCGGGGATCGGCTTCTCGCTGAACAATCCGATGCTCATCATCGCGGGATCGCTGGTGGGGTCCTCGGGCGCGATTCTGTCGTACATCATGTGCCGCGCGATGAACCGCTCGTTTTTCAACGTGATCCTCGGCGGCTTCGGCGCGGCGCCAGGCGCGAGCGCCGCCGGCGGCGAGCAGCAGCAACGCCCGGTCAAGTCGGGCTCGCCCGACGACGCCGCGTTCCTCATGAGCAACGCCGAATCGCTGGTGATCGTGCCGGGATACGGCCTCGCCGTGGCGCGCGCCCAGCACGCCCTCAAGGAACTGACCGACAAGCTGGTGGAGAAGGGCGTGAACGTGCGCTACGCGATTCACCCGGTCGCGGGCCGCATGCCGGGACACATGAACGTGCTGCTGGCCGAGGCCGAGGTGCCGTACGACCAGGTGCTCGAGATGGACGAGATCAACGGCGAGTTCGGGCAGACGGACGTGGTGCTGGTGCTTGGAGCGAACGACGTGGTGAACCCTGCCGCGAAGAACGATCCGCAGTCCCCGATCGCGGGCATGCCGATTCTCGAGGCGTACAAGGCCAAGACGATCATCGTGAACAAGCGCTCGATGGCTGCTGGCTACGCCGGTCTGGATAACGAACTGTTCTATCTCGACAAGACCATGATGGTGTTCGGCGACGCGAAGAAGGTCGTCGAGGAGATGGTCAAGGCAGTCGAATGATCGCTTGCGGCCTGGCCGCTCTCGCTTGACCCGATGCGGGGCTGCCACGGCAGCCCCGCGCTACAATGCGCGCTTCTCATTGTCCTCCGAGACCGCGCCATGACCCTCGGCATCGTCGCCGCACTCCATGAAGAAATCGCCGACCTGCTCGCCGAGATGGCCCCCGGGGCGCATGTCGAGCATGTCGGCATGCGCGACTATCACGTCGGAACCCTGCACGGTCACGACTGTGTCATCGTGCTTGCCCGCGTGGGGAAGGTGGCGGCCGCGGCGACCACGGCAGCCCTGATCCATCGCTTCGATGTCGGCGAAATCGTGTTCACTGGCGTGGCGGGCGGCCTCGCGCATGGCCTGTCGGTCGGCGATGTGGTGGTCGCCGACACGCTCGTGCAGCACGACATGGACGCCAGCCCCATCTTCCCCCGGTTCGAGATTCCGCTGCTCGGACGCCATGCGTTCGACACCGAGACGCCCCTGCGCGACGCGCTCGCGCAGGCCGCCCGCGAGTGGCTGGCCACCGACATGGCCGACGAGGTGCCGGCATCGCTGCGCGCACAGTGGCACATGCATGCACCGCGCGTTCATGTGGGACAGATCGCCAGCGGCGACCGGTTCGTCTCCAGCGCGGCGGAAGTCACGCGCCTGCGCGACGCCCTGCCCCGAACGCTTGCCGTCGAAATGGAAGGCGCCGCCGTGGCGCAGGTGTGCCATGAGTACGGGGTGCCGTTCGCGGTGATGCGAACATTGTCCGATGCCGCCGACGACGATGCGCACGTCGACTTTCCGCGCTTTCTGCGCGAAGTGGCCAGCCACTACTCGCACGGCATTCTGCGGCGTTTTCTGCTCTCGCGGCACGCATGATCGCGCGCGCCAAAGCTCCGGGCAAAGGACCATGAAAAAGACCGGCCAGTGGCCGGTCTTTTTCGTGACGCCGGAGCGATGGCGGGGCTTACGCCTGCGGCGCGCCTTCGTCCGCCTTGCCCTCGCGCTTGCGCACCGAGCCCGCGATCAGGTCGAAACGGAAAAGGCGGCATTCGAGTGCGCCGTTGTACAGCGGCGTGCGTCGCGATTCGCGCAGACGCATTTGCCCCGGCAGGCTCATGTCGGCGGTCAGCAGAAATGCGCTCCACCCGGTAAAGCGTTGCTTGAGCACGTCGCCGAACGCGCGGAAGAACGCCGCGTCGACGCCATCGGGCTGATTACGCTGGAAACCGCCGCGATTGCCCTGCACGTCGGGCGAATCGCCATCGTCGGCATCGCGCGAGGGGCGTCGGCCGCGCACTTCGATACGTTCGCCGTACGGCGGGTTGGCCACGATGATGCCCGGCCGATCCACCGGCGGCGACATGTCGCGGGCGTCCACCTGTTTCAGGCCGATGTCGCCTACGCCGGCGCGCTCCAGATTGGCGCGTGCCTTGACCAGCATGTCGCCGGAAATGTCGCTGCCGAAGATGGTCGGGGGCACACCGCGCACGCGCGCGTCGCGCTGCGCGTCCATGGCCTGCACTTTCAGCGTTTGCCAGGCCGTGATGTCGTAACCCTTGAGCTTCTCGAACCCGAAACGTCGCCCGGCACCCGCCGGCACGCCCAACGCGATCTGCGCGGCCTCGGCGAGAAACGTGCCGCTGCCGCACATCGGGTCGTAGAGCACCATGTCGGCGGCCGTGTCCGTGCGCCAGCCGGCCAGTCGCAGGATCCCGGCAGCGAGGTTCTCGCGCAGCGGGGCGGCGCCCTTGTCCAGGCGCCAGCCGCGCTTGAACAACGCTTCGCCGGAGGTATCGAGATAGAGCGTGACGTCGGTCGCCGTCAGGAACGCGAACACGCGCACGTCGGGTTGGGCGGTATCGATGTTCGGGCGCGCGCCGGTCTTCTCGCGCAAACGGTCGCAAACGGCGTCCTTGATGCGCAGCGTGACGAATTCGAGACTGCGCACCGGGGCCTTGATGCCCGTGACGTCCACACGCAACGTCTGCTGATAGCCGAACCAGTCTTCCCAGCGCTGCGACAGCGCGAAGGCGTAAATGTCCTGTTCGGTGCGGTAGCCCTGCTGGGCCACGCGCAGCAGCACGCGGCTTGCAATGCGCGAATGCAGGTTGGCCGCCATGCCGGCCGCCCACGGACCGGCGAAATGCACGCCACCGGGCACCTGTTTGCCCACCGAGACGGGCGCCAGACGGCCCAGTTCAGCCAGTTCGGCGGCAAGCGCCTCTTCCAGTCCGCGAGGACAGGGCGCGAAGAATTCGAAGGAAGCCATTTCGATGCGTACGGCCGGCACATGACGTGCCGGCGCAGGGAATAAACCGCTATTGTACGCGTGCCGCGCCGGCCGACATCAGCGGCGCGCCGCCCGGGCAGGCGGCGAGTTTGTGCAGCAGCGTCTCGACGATGGCGTCGGGCGATTCACGGATGTCGATGATCAGCGCGTCGCGCGGTTCTTCCAGCGTGTCGAACTGACTTTGCAGCAAGGCAGGGTCGAAAAAATGCCCCGAGCGCGACGCCAGCCGCTCGCCGATCACCTCGGGGGCGCCCTTCAGGTAGACGAACACCACGTCGCCGTCGTGCTCGCCGAGCACGTCGCGATAGCGCGAGCGCAGTGCCGAGCAGGCGAACACGTGATGACGCCCCGCCAGCCGGCGCGCCACGATCGCTTCACGGATCGCCGCAAGCCACGGCGCACGATCGTTGTCGTTGAGCGCCTCGCCGCGGCGCATCTTCTCGATGTTCGCGGGGCTGTGAAACGAATCCGCGTCCGAAAAACCGCAGCCCAGCCGGTCGGCCAGCCTCTGCCCGACCGTACTCTTGCCGCTGCCCGATACGCCCATCACCACGACGATCATGGCTCGCCTCCTTGTCACCTGCCGACTTGCGTCGGCGTGTTGCCGGTGTTGCCCGCCCTGCATCGCGACCTCAGACCACCGTCGAGAGGCCAAGCGTGAGCAGCAACGCCACTACCGAAATGATCGTCTCGCAAACCGTCCAGGTCTTGAAGGTCTGCGGCACGGTCATGTTGAAATATTCCTTCACCAGCCAGAAGCCGCCGTCGTTCACGTGCGAGAGGATCAGCGATCCCGCGCCCGTGGCGAGCACCATGAGCTCCGGCTTCACCGTGACACCCGCGGCGGCCGCGATCGGGGCGACGATGCCGCACGCCGTGGTCATGGCCACCGTGGCCGAGCCCGTCGCGATACGGATCAGCACGGCCACCAGCCAGCCCAGCAGCAGCGGCGAGAGGTGGGCATTGTTGGCCACATCGACGATCGCCTTCGACACGCCGCTGTCCATCAGGATACGCCCGAAACCGCCACCGGCTCCCACCACCAGCGTGATCGTGGCGATGGGCGCGAGACACTCGTTCGTGAACTTCAGGATCTGGTCGCGATTGAAGCCGCGCTGCTTGCCGAACGTGAAGAAACTCACCAGCGTGGCGATGAGCAGCGCCATCACCGAGTTGCCGATCAGGCGCAGGAAGTCGTTGGCGAACGTCTTAGGCGCGAAGATCAGGTCGGCCCAGCTCCCGAGCAGCATCAGGATGACCGGCAGCAGGATCGTGAACAGCGTGATGCCGAAACCCGGCAGACGATCCATCGGACGATCGGCCTCGACGAATTGCGCAAGCAGCGGATTGTCCGGGTTGGGCACCACGTGGCGCGCCATGAGCTTCGCGAACAGCGGACCGGCGATGGCCGCCGTCGGAATGCCCACGATCAGGGCGTACATGATGGTGTGCCCGATGTCGGCGTTGTAGGCGGTCACGGCCAGCAGCGCCGCCGGGTGCGGCGGAATCAGACCGTGCACGACCGACAGGCCCGCGACCATCGGAATGCCCACGAGCACCATCGACGTGCCGGTGCGCTTGGCCACGTTGAAGGCGATCGGAATGAGCAGCACGAAGCCGACCTCGAAAAACACCGGCAGACCGACGATGAACGCGATCACGACCATCGCCCAATGCACGTTCTTCTCACCGAAGAATCCGATGAGCGTGCGCGCAATGCGCTCCGCCCCGCCGGACTCGGCCATCATCTTGCCGAGCATCGTGCCAAGCCCCACCACGAGCGCGATGTGCCCCAGCGTGTTGCCCACGCCCGTCTCGAACGCCTTGACGATGCCGCCCATGGGCATGCCCACGGCCAGCCCGAGCACCAGAGAGACGACGATCAGCGTGATGAACGGATTCAGTTTGAAGCGCGCGATCAGCAGAATCAGCGCGATTACCGCGACAAGCGCGTACACCAGCAGCAAGTTGCCTTGCACCGCGACCATGGGGGAGTCTCCTCGTTTGGCTAGTTGGGCGAATGCCCGAGGGGCTTGCGCCCGATTATTGGAATCCTGCTTCCTGTTATTCGATACATCAATGCGGCGAGTCGATTCGCGCCGCCCGTCAGCCGCTCGTCAGCCGCGCGGCAGCGCGCTCGCGGCGCGTGCCAGGCGCGTAATGCCATCCCAGTCCTTCGCGTCGACGAGTGCCTTGGGCGTCAACCACGAACCGCCCACGCACACCACGTTCGGCTGAGCCAGGTACGACGGCGCCGACTCCGCGCTGATGCCGCCCGTCGGGCAGAACCGCACGTCACGGAAGGGGCCGTAAAGCGCCTTGAGCATCGGCACGCCGCCTGACGGCTCGGCCGGGAAGAACTTCACCGTGTCGTAGCCGTCGGCCAGCGCCGCGAGAATGTCGGACGGCGTGACCACGCCGGGCAGCAGCGGCAGGCCGGCCGCCCTGGCGGCCGCGCCCAGCGCGGGCGTGTAACCGGGCGAGACGCCAAAGCGTGCGCCCGCGGCCACGGCCCGCGCCATCTCTTCCGGGCGCGTAAGCGTGCCCACGCCCACGATCAGTTCGTCGGACAGCCCGGCCACATGGCGAATGACGTCCATCGCCGCCGGGGTCCGCAGCGTGATCTCGAGCACCCGTACGCCGCCGGCAAGCAGCGCGCGCGAGACCTGCTCGCCCTGCTCGATGTTGTCGAACTGGAGCACCGGAACCACGGGGCCGGCACGAACGATGTCATTGATGTCCATTACGTTTTCCTTGAATGCAGCGACGTGCCCCGCACGTCACTCGGTACCGAAGAACACGGAAGCGCCGGTCTCCGCCGCGCCGACGGCGGCGCGCATGTGACCGAAGAGCAGACGTCCGGTGTCGTCACCCGAGACCGGCACCGGTGCCGCCTCGCGCGCCGACCATGCCTGCGGGGCCACTTCCGCGTGCAGCATGCCTGCGTTCGCATCCAGCACGATCAGATCGCCGTCGCGCACCCGGCCGAGCGGGCCGTCGGCGGCAGCCTCGGGCGACACATGAATCACGGCCGGCACCTTGCCCGACGCGCCCGACATCCGGCCGTCGGTCACGAGCGCCACGGCAAACCCTTCATCCTGCAAGACGCCCAGCAGCGGGGTAAGGCGATGCAGCTCGGGCATGCCATTCGCGCGCGGCCCCTGGCCACGCAGCACCACGACCACGTCGCGATGCAGTTCGCCTGCATCGAACGCGGCCTGAACCGCTTCCTGCGAAGTAAATACGCGCGCCGTTGCGGCCACGCGCCGATGCTCCGGCTTGACCGCCGACACCTTGATGACGCCGCGCCCCAGATTGCCGTGCATGAGCCGCAGTCCGCCATCGGGGGCGAACGGCTCGGCATGACCGCGCAACACGTCACGATCACCACTGTAGGCGCTCCCTGCGCGCCACGCCAGCCCCTCGGGCGAGAGCCACGGTTCGGCACGGTAGCGCGCCAGGCCCGGGCCGGCCACGGTCCGCACATCGGCATGCAGCAGTCCCGCGTCGAGCAGTTCGCCGATCAGGAAGCCCATGCCGCCGGCCGCGTGAAAGTGGTTCACGTCGGCCTTGCCGTTCGGGTAGACGCGCGCCATGAGGGGCACCACGGCCGACAGCGCGTCGAAGTCGTCCCAGTCGATGACGATGCCCGCGGCACGCGCCATGGCCACGAGGTGCAGCGTGTGATTGGTCGAGCCCCCCGTGGCCAGCAGGCCGACGATGCCGTTGACGACGGCCCGCTCGTCGACCACATGGCCGATGGGGGTGTACTCGGCCGTGTCCGCGCCGATGGCCAGCACGCGCGCCAGGGCCGCATCGGTGAGCGCGTCGCGCAAGGGCGTGTGTGGGTGCACGAACGCCGCGCCGGGAAGATGCAGGCCCATGATTTCCATGAGCAGCTGGTTGCTGTTGGCGGTGCCGTAGAACGTGCAGGTGCCGGCGCTGTGATACGCCTTCGATTCGGCGTCGAGCAGCGCGTCGCGCCCAACCTTGCCGGTCGCGTACAACTGCCGGATCTTCGCCTTGTCGTCATTCGACAGGCCGCTGGCCATTGGGCCGGCCGGCACGAAAATCGTTGGCAAATGGCCAAATTGCAGCGCGCCGATAACGAGGCCCGGCACGATCTTGTCGCAGACGCCGAGCATCAGCGCGGCGTCGAACATGTTGTGCGAGAGTGCCACGGCCGTGCTCATCGCGATGACCTCGCGCGAGAACAGCGACAGCTCCATGCCCGCATTGCCCTGCGTGACGCCATCGCACATGGCCGGCACGCCGCCCGCGACCTGCGCCGTGGCGCCCAGCCGGCGGGCCGCTTCGCGCAGGCGCGCCGGGTACTGCTCGTACGGCTGGTGCGCCGAGAGCATGTCGTTGTACGCCGTGACGATGCCAACGTTCGGGCGACGCTGCTCGCGCAGCATCAGCTTGTCGTTGGCGGGCATGGCGGCGAAACCGTGCGCCAGGTTCGCGCAGGACAGCGCGCCACGCTGCGGAAAGCGGCCAGCGCTCGCGTCGATGCGGGCGAGATAAGCCGCACGGCTGTCACGACTGCGCGCCGCAATGCGCGCCGTAACGGCCATCACGGCCGGGTGCAGGGGCTTCGTTTGCTCAGACGTCATGCCGATGGGGCGGTGCGATGCACTCAGGGTAGGGGCGATTGGGAGCGGAGTTTAGTAGAAATTCTACACACCATCAATCAAAAGCCATCCGCATTCGGGGTTATACCGATTATTTTCTTGTATTTACCTATCTTTTTGCCGTATTGAGAAATAAACATCCACAATATGAAATTGCAAATTTATGTAGTTTTTGTACAACTTCAGGGCAATGCCGACGGAATTCCGCGTCGGGATACGGTGCGGCGCCACGCCGCACGGGTGCTATAGTGGTCGCCAGACGCCGGACCCGCCGCGCGCCCAGACGGCGCTCGACCTCACGGCGAAACGGGGAAATGGCGCGTGGCGACGTTCCAACGTCTCACGCGCCTGCTTTTGTTGGTGCCTGCCATGCTGAACCGAATTGAAGCCACGCTGACCCAGTTGCGTCCGTCCGAGCGCAAGCTCGCGACCTACGTGCTCGACGCGCCGCGCGAAGTCGTCGACCTGTCGATGAACGAACTCGCCGAGCGCGCCAACGTGAGCCAGCCGACGATCGCGCGCTTTTGCCAGGCGGTCGGTTGCAGCGGGTACCGGGAATTCAAGATCCGCCTGGCGCAGGGCATCGCCCAGGGCGTGCCTTTCGTGCACCGCGACGTGCGGCCCGACGAGCCGGTGCCCGGCATTGCCGGCAAGGTGCTCGATCGCACCATCGGCAGCCTGATGCAGGTGCGCAACAATCTCTCGCCCGACAGCATCGGGCAAGCCATCGATCTGCTCGCCCGCGCGCGCCGCATCGAGTTCTATGGCGCGGGTGCGTCGGGCATCGCCGCGCAGGACATGCAGCACAAGTTCTTCCGTCTCGGCGTGCCCTCGGTGGCCTACAACGACCCGCACGTCTACGGCATGTCCGCCGCGCTGCTCGGCGAAGGCGATGTGGTCGTGGCGATCTCCAACACGGGGCGCACGCAGGATCTGCTCGAAGCCGTCGGGCTCGCGCGCGCGGCCGGTGCCAGCGTGATCGCGATCACGCACAGCAATTCGCCGCTTGCGCGTCAGGCGAGCGTGGCGCTGTTCGCGGACGTCGATGAAGACACGGACGTGTATTCGCCGCTCACGTCGCGCATCTCGCATCTGGCCATCGGCGATGTGCTGGCGGTGGGCATGGCATTGCGCCTGGGCGACCGCCTGCCGTCGCAGCTCGCGCGCGCGAAGGAAGTGATCAACCGGCGTCGCACTGCCGTCGACGGCAACCCATCCACGGCGCGCGGCGGCACCTGAAACGTCGCGACGCCGATGATCCGAGCGCACGGCGCTGGAAGGGCAAGTCGTACCGGCGGGGCTGGGTTTCGTATTGCACGGAACCCAGCCCTTCGCGTTTGCAAGCCTGCCGGCGAGATACCGGCGGCGAATGCGGCCGTCGAATTCCGGGTCACGCCGGGTCACGCCGGGTCACGCCGGGTTACGCCGGGTTACGCCGGGTTACACCGGGTTACAGCGGATCACGCCGGATCGAGTATTCAGCCTTGCCGCGCCTGCGGGTTGACCGCATTGCGCAGCGACCTGCCGCCGAGCGCGGCGATCAGGTTGTCGGCGGCGCAAGACGCCATTGCATGGCGCGTCTCGTGCGTGGCGGAGCCAATGTGGGGCAGCGCCACCACATTTTTCATTGTCAGCAGCGGCGAATCGACCGGCACCGGCTCTCGTTCGAAGACATCCAGGCCTGCGGCGCGCAAATGTCCCGACGCGAGCGCCCCGATCAACGCCGCTTCGTCGATCACCTTGCCGCGCGCCGCGTTGATGAAGATCGCCCCGCGCTTCATTTGCGCAAACTCGTTCGCCCCGATCAGGCGCTCCGTCGCAGGCGACAGCGGCACGAGCGTCACGACGAAGTCGGCTTGCGCGAGCAAGTCGGGCAACGCCCGATGTTCGGCGCCGTAGGCCGCTTCCGCGGCCTCGTTGCGCGATCGGTTGCTGTACAGCACCTTCATGCCGAAGCCGAGCGCGGCGCGGCGCGCCACGGCGCCGCCGATGCGCCCCATGCCGACGATGCCCAGCGTCTTGCCGTGCACGTCGGTGCCGAAATGCGCTTCGCCCAGACTTGCCTTCCAGCCGCCCGCCTTCACCAGCTCGGCGAGCTCGACCACGCGTCGCGCGCTCGACAGGATCAGCGAGAAGACGGTATCCGCCGTCGTCTCGGTGAGCACGTCGGGCGTATTCGTGAGCACGATGCCGCGGCGCGTGAGATCGGCCACGTCGAACTGATCGTAGCCCACCGAAATGGTCGCCCACGCCTTGAGCCGGGGCGCCGCATCGAGCAACGCGGGCCCGACGTTCAGGCCAACGCCGATGGCACCGTCCGCATGGCCGAGCGCCGCCATGAACGCGGCGCGATTCCCATCGTTCACACCATCGAATTCCGTGAGCGAGAACGCCTCGGCCAAACGGGCCCGCACATCCGGAGGGACGCCCTTGTACAACACCACTTCCGCACGACTCATCGTGTTCACTCCTGGGGAAGATTGCCGCCGAACGCCACGGGCGACATGGCCGGCAGACCCGCTCGGCGCGACCGGCACGCGGCGGCCTCACGGCATCACGGCATGACGGCGTCACGCCGGTGCGACACTACCGCACCACTAAGAAAACATCACAGCGACGCGACGGCGGGATTCCCACGTCGCGACGGTACGATTACGCGCCACGGGCCTCGGCGAACGCACGCTCGAGAAAATCGAGACGGTCCTGCCCCCAATAGGGCTGGCCCTCGAAGACGAACCACGGCGCGCCGAATACGCCGCCACTCGCCGCTTCCTCGGTATTGGCGTCGTAGGCGGCCTGCACGCTCGCCCCGTTGGACGCCGCAAGCAGCGACTTGCCGTCGAACTTCAGCGCGTCGGCAATCGCCTGCAGCGTGGCATCGTCGGCAATGTTGCGCTCCTCGACCCAGAGCGCCTTAGAAATGGCGCCCG belongs to Pandoraea pnomenusa and includes:
- a CDS encoding Re/Si-specific NAD(P)(+) transhydrogenase subunit alpha, yielding MKIGIPAETLAGESRVAATPETVKKLVASGHQVVIGHGAGNAASVPDAAFEAAGATLGSAADALGAELVLKVRAPSPEELAQIPRGSVVVGMLNPFDAENNARMAAAGVTAFALEAAPRTTRAQSMDVLSSQANIAGYKAVMLAANLYQRFMPMLMTAAGTVKAARLVVLGAGVAGLQAIATAKRLGAVIEASDVRPAVREQIESLGAKFIDVPFETDEEREIAKGVGGYARPMPAAWLARQAQLVHTRLTQADIVISTALIPGRAAPTLIAEDTVKAMKPGSVIIDLAAGRGANGGGNCPLSVADEVVKVHGVTIAGYTNLAGMVAADASALYARNVLDFLKLVIDKEGKLVIDTNDDIVSACLMCRDGQVLRAA
- a CDS encoding NAD(P) transhydrogenase subunit alpha; the encoded protein is MEMINHTVINLIIFVLAVYVGYHVVWNVTPALHTPLMAVTNAISAIVIVGAMLAAGLTEGALGKTMGVVAVALAAVNVFGGFLVTQRMLEMFKKKDKAPAKTAANDEAAAKGAH
- a CDS encoding NAD(P)(+) transhydrogenase (Re/Si-specific) subunit beta, translating into MSMNLVTLLYLVASICFIQALKGLSNPKMARRGNAFGMIGMTIAALTTVALIFELRKLSNGNFSGLGLILAGLVVGGGIGAFVARKVEMTKMPELVAAMHSLIGLAAVCIAVAAVAEPAAFGIVPAGETLLPPGNRIELFIGTFVGAITFSGSVIAFGKLSGKYKFRLFQGAPVQFTGQHTVNLLLAIAMIGFGVIFFLSQSWLPFILMTAIAFVLGVLIIIPIGGADMPVVVSMLNSYSGWAAAGIGFSLNNPMLIIAGSLVGSSGAILSYIMCRAMNRSFFNVILGGFGAAPGASAAGGEQQQRPVKSGSPDDAAFLMSNAESLVIVPGYGLAVARAQHALKELTDKLVEKGVNVRYAIHPVAGRMPGHMNVLLAEAEVPYDQVLEMDEINGEFGQTDVVLVLGANDVVNPAAKNDPQSPIAGMPILEAYKAKTIIVNKRSMAAGYAGLDNELFYLDKTMMVFGDAKKVVEEMVKAVE
- a CDS encoding 5'-methylthioadenosine/adenosylhomocysteine nucleosidase, yielding MTLGIVAALHEEIADLLAEMAPGAHVEHVGMRDYHVGTLHGHDCVIVLARVGKVAAAATTAALIHRFDVGEIVFTGVAGGLAHGLSVGDVVVADTLVQHDMDASPIFPRFEIPLLGRHAFDTETPLRDALAQAAREWLATDMADEVPASLRAQWHMHAPRVHVGQIASGDRFVSSAAEVTRLRDALPRTLAVEMEGAAVAQVCHEYGVPFAVMRTLSDAADDDAHVDFPRFLREVASHYSHGILRRFLLSRHA
- a CDS encoding THUMP domain-containing class I SAM-dependent RNA methyltransferase, whose product is MASFEFFAPCPRGLEEALAAELAELGRLAPVSVGKQVPGGVHFAGPWAAGMAANLHSRIASRVLLRVAQQGYRTEQDIYAFALSQRWEDWFGYQQTLRVDVTGIKAPVRSLEFVTLRIKDAVCDRLREKTGARPNIDTAQPDVRVFAFLTATDVTLYLDTSGEALFKRGWRLDKGAAPLRENLAAGILRLAGWRTDTAADMVLYDPMCGSGTFLAEAAQIALGVPAGAGRRFGFEKLKGYDITAWQTLKVQAMDAQRDARVRGVPPTIFGSDISGDMLVKARANLERAGVGDIGLKQVDARDMSPPVDRPGIIVANPPYGERIEVRGRRPSRDADDGDSPDVQGNRGGFQRNQPDGVDAAFFRAFGDVLKQRFTGWSAFLLTADMSLPGQMRLRESRRTPLYNGALECRLFRFDLIAGSVRKREGKADEGAPQA
- a CDS encoding gluconokinase, with the translated sequence MIVVVMGVSGSGKSTVGQRLADRLGCGFSDADSFHSPANIEKMRRGEALNDNDRAPWLAAIREAIVARRLAGRHHVFACSALRSRYRDVLGEHDGDVVFVYLKGAPEVIGERLASRSGHFFDPALLQSQFDTLEEPRDALIIDIRESPDAIVETLLHKLAACPGGAPLMSAGAARVQ
- a CDS encoding GntP family permease — its product is MVAVQGNLLLVYALVAVIALILLIARFKLNPFITLIVVSLVLGLAVGMPMGGIVKAFETGVGNTLGHIALVVGLGTMLGKMMAESGGAERIARTLIGFFGEKNVHWAMVVIAFIVGLPVFFEVGFVLLIPIAFNVAKRTGTSMVLVGIPMVAGLSVVHGLIPPHPAALLAVTAYNADIGHTIMYALIVGIPTAAIAGPLFAKLMARHVVPNPDNPLLAQFVEADRPMDRLPGFGITLFTILLPVILMLLGSWADLIFAPKTFANDFLRLIGNSVMALLIATLVSFFTFGKQRGFNRDQILKFTNECLAPIATITLVVGAGGGFGRILMDSGVSKAIVDVANNAHLSPLLLGWLVAVLIRIATGSATVAMTTACGIVAPIAAAAGVTVKPELMVLATGAGSLILSHVNDGGFWLVKEYFNMTVPQTFKTWTVCETIISVVALLLTLGLSTVV
- the eda gene encoding bifunctional 4-hydroxy-2-oxoglutarate aldolase/2-dehydro-3-deoxy-phosphogluconate aldolase is translated as MDINDIVRAGPVVPVLQFDNIEQGEQVSRALLAGGVRVLEITLRTPAAMDVIRHVAGLSDELIVGVGTLTRPEEMARAVAAGARFGVSPGYTPALGAAARAAGLPLLPGVVTPSDILAALADGYDTVKFFPAEPSGGVPMLKALYGPFRDVRFCPTGGISAESAPSYLAQPNVVCVGGSWLTPKALVDAKDWDGITRLARAASALPRG
- the edd gene encoding phosphogluconate dehydratase; translation: MTSEQTKPLHPAVMAVTARIAARSRDSRAAYLARIDASAGRFPQRGALSCANLAHGFAAMPANDKLMLREQRRPNVGIVTAYNDMLSAHQPYEQYPARLREAARRLGATAQVAGGVPAMCDGVTQGNAGMELSLFSREVIAMSTAVALSHNMFDAALMLGVCDKIVPGLVIGALQFGHLPTIFVPAGPMASGLSNDDKAKIRQLYATGKVGRDALLDAESKAYHSAGTCTFYGTANSNQLLMEIMGLHLPGAAFVHPHTPLRDALTDAALARVLAIGADTAEYTPIGHVVDERAVVNGIVGLLATGGSTNHTLHLVAMARAAGIVIDWDDFDALSAVVPLMARVYPNGKADVNHFHAAGGMGFLIGELLDAGLLHADVRTVAGPGLARYRAEPWLSPEGLAWRAGSAYSGDRDVLRGHAEPFAPDGGLRLMHGNLGRGVIKVSAVKPEHRRVAATARVFTSQEAVQAAFDAGELHRDVVVVLRGQGPRANGMPELHRLTPLLGVLQDEGFAVALVTDGRMSGASGKVPAVIHVSPEAAADGPLGRVRDGDLIVLDANAGMLHAEVAPQAWSAREAAPVPVSGDDTGRLLFGHMRAAVGAAETGASVFFGTE